The Planctomycetota bacterium region CCTGGGCATGGAGCCGGGGCCCGTCCGGGGCGTTACGGCGGGGCGCCGCGCAGGCCCGCGCGGCGCGGGCGCCCGGCCGGAACGCCTTCGGCCCTCCCGCGGCGCTCGGGTTTGTACGTGCGCACTCGGCCCCAGAGATTCTGGGGGCCCCAGAGACCCGCCCGCAGCGACTCGAGGAGCAGAATCTGGCTGTGGTCCACGAACAGGTTCACCTCCGGCCCGTAGTTCTTGACGTACCCCCCGAACGCCGCCGGGTCGGCCGCCTCGAACATGACGCGATCCAGGCCCAGCGCGGCGGCGATCCGGGCCGCCACGTCCGGGCGCGGGACACGGACGCTCTCCGTGATGCCTTCGGACTCCACCATGACCAGCCGGGCCCCGGCGTCCAGGTACCGGCGCGCCAGGCGGATCGCC contains the following coding sequences:
- a CDS encoding phosphosulfolactate synthase, which gives rise to DLAHRHRVKVSTGGFIEFVLTRGEVAVDRYLGECADLGFDIVEVSSGFLSVPEDDLVRLAERVAEEGLEVKPEVGIQFGAGGASSAAELEAQGTRDVEQAIRLARRYLDAGARLVMVESEGITESVRVPRPDVAARIAAALGLDRVMFEAADPAAFGGYVKNYGPEVNLFVDHSQILLLESLRAGLWGPQNLWGRVRTYKPERRGRAEGVPAGRPRRAGLRGAPP